One genomic region from Cucumis melo cultivar AY chromosome 9, USDA_Cmelo_AY_1.0, whole genome shotgun sequence encodes:
- the LOC103503397 gene encoding pentatricopeptide repeat-containing protein At4g08210 isoform X2 — translation MYANIIAKELRHCATVRAFKREKVFDEMTDRNIVTWTSMVSAFTDGGRPYEAIRLYNDMPKSETPNGYMYSAVLKACGFVGDLGLGKLIQERIYEDKLQADTILMNSLMDMFVKCGSLNDAVEVFHNISRATTTTWNIIVSGYSKAGLMVEAEKLFHCMPHPNVVSWNSMIAGFADNGSQRALEFVSMMHKKSIKLDDFTFPCALKISALHGLLVIGKQVHTYVTKLGYESSCFTLSALIDMYSNCNDLIEAVKLFDQQSSFNASISDNLALWNSMLSGYVINNCDQAALNLLSEIHCSGALLDSYTFGGALKVCINLLSRRVGLQLHGLIVTCGYELDYVVGSILVDLYAKLANIDDALAMFHRLPRKDIIAWSGLIMGCAQIGLNWLAFSMFKDMLELVNEIDHFVISTILKVCSNLASLRSGKQVHAFCVKSGYEMEGFTITSLLDMYSKCGEIEDALTLFCCVQEKDIVSWTGIIVGCGQNGKAAEAIRFFHEMVQSGITPNEITFLGVLSACRYAGLVEEARSIFNSMKSVYGLEPHLEHYCCMVDLLASVGLPEEAEKLIANMPFEPDQTTWRTLLGACGTRNDTKLINRVADGLLEATPNDPSTYVTLSNAYASLGMWHTLSKAREASKTFGVKKAGLSWIEVSS, via the exons ATGTATGCAAACATCATAGCTAAGGAATTGCGCCACTGCGCAACAGTTAGAGCTTTCAAACGAG AGAAGGTGTTTGATGAAATGACTGACAGGAATATTGTTACTTGGACGAGCATGGTTTCTGCATTTACTGATGGTGGAAGACCTTATGAGGCAATCCGACTATATAATGATATGCCGAAATCAGAGACACCCAATGGTTACATGTACTCCGCGGTTCTGAAGGCATGCGGGTTTGTGGGTGATTTGGGTTTGGGTAAATTAATTCAAGAAAGAATATATGAAGATAAATTGCAGGCGGATACCATTTTGATGAATTCTCTCATGGATATGTTTGTGAAATGTGGAAGCTTGAATGATGCTGTGGAAGTTTTTCATAATATTTCACGGGCCACCACTACTACTTGGAACATTATTGTTTCTGGCTATAGTAAGGCTGGTTTGATGGTGGAGGCTGAAAAACTTTTCCATTGTATGCCACACCCAAATGTTGTATCTTGGAACAGTATGATCGCTGGTTTTGCAGACAATGGGAGTCAACGCGCATTGGAATTTGTGTCAATGATGCACAAAAAGAGTATCAAGCTTGATGATTTCACATTTCCATGTGCTTTAAAGATCAGTGCGCTTCATGGGTTATTAGTCATCGGGAAACAAGTTCATACCTACGTCACCAAGTTGGGTTATGAATCTAGTTGTTTCACTCTGTCTGCCCTGATTGATATGTATTCTAATTGCAATGACCTGATCGAAGCAGTCAAGTTATTTGACCAACAATCTTCTTTCAACGCCTCCATTTCTGATAACCTGGCATTGTGGAACTCGATGCTCTCAGGATACGTTATCAATAATTGTGACCAAGCAGCTTTGAATCTGCTTTCAGAAATCCATTGCTCGGGTGCATTACTGGACTCTTACACCTTTGGTGGTGCTTTAAAGGTCTGCATCAACTTATTAAGTCGGAGGGTTGGCCTTCAACTACATGGTTTGATTGTCACTTGTGGTTATGAGTTGGATTATGTTGTTGGAAGCATTCTTGTGGATCTTTATGCAAAACTAGCGAACATTGACGATGCATTAGCAATGTTCCATAGGCTTCCGAGGAAAGATATCATAGCTTGGTCGGGTTTGATCATGGGATGTGCTCAAATTGGATTGAACTGGTTAGCTTTCTCAATGTTCAAAGATATGCTCGAGTTGGTTAATGAAATAGATCATTTTGTTATTTCAACCATTTTGAAAGTCTGCTCCAATTTAGCATCCCTTAGAAGTGGAAAGCAGGTCCATGCATTCTGTGTCAAGAGTGGGTATGAAATGGAGGGGTTCACAATCACATCCCTTCTTGATATGTATTCAAAATGTGGTGAAATTGAGGATGCATTAACGCTGTTTTGTTGTGTACAAGAAAAAGACATAGTTAGTTGGACTGGTATCATTGTAGGATGTGGACAAAATGGAAAGGCGGCCGAAGCGATCAGGTTTTTTCATGAGATGGTTCAATCAGGGATAACTCCAAACGAAATCACCTTTCTAGGGGTTCTTTCTGCATGTCGATATGCTGGTTTGGTTGAAGAGGCACGAAGCATATTTAATTCTATGAAATCCGTATATGGCCTAGAACCTCATTTAGAGCATTACTGTTGCATGGTTGATCTTCTTGCTTCCGTGGGGCTTCCTGAAGAAGCTGAAAAGTTGATAGCAAATATGCCATTTGAGCCTGATCAGACCACATGGCGCACTTTGCTTGGGGCATGTGGAACTCGCAATGATACCAAGCTTATTAACCGTGTTGCTGATGGCCTTCTTGAAGCCACACCAAATGACCCTTCAACATACGTGACACTTTCAAATGCTTATGCATCATTAGGGATGTGGCATACCTTGAGCAAAGCGAGAGAGGCTTCAAAAACATTTGGAGTTAAAAAAGCTGGGTTGAGCTGGATTGAGGTTTCGAGTTga
- the LOC103503397 gene encoding pentatricopeptide repeat-containing protein At4g08210 isoform X1, which translates to MYANIIAKELRHCATVRAFKRGNAIHAYLRKFGGLNDVFLANNLISMYAEFYNVRDAEKVFDEMTDRNIVTWTSMVSAFTDGGRPYEAIRLYNDMPKSETPNGYMYSAVLKACGFVGDLGLGKLIQERIYEDKLQADTILMNSLMDMFVKCGSLNDAVEVFHNISRATTTTWNIIVSGYSKAGLMVEAEKLFHCMPHPNVVSWNSMIAGFADNGSQRALEFVSMMHKKSIKLDDFTFPCALKISALHGLLVIGKQVHTYVTKLGYESSCFTLSALIDMYSNCNDLIEAVKLFDQQSSFNASISDNLALWNSMLSGYVINNCDQAALNLLSEIHCSGALLDSYTFGGALKVCINLLSRRVGLQLHGLIVTCGYELDYVVGSILVDLYAKLANIDDALAMFHRLPRKDIIAWSGLIMGCAQIGLNWLAFSMFKDMLELVNEIDHFVISTILKVCSNLASLRSGKQVHAFCVKSGYEMEGFTITSLLDMYSKCGEIEDALTLFCCVQEKDIVSWTGIIVGCGQNGKAAEAIRFFHEMVQSGITPNEITFLGVLSACRYAGLVEEARSIFNSMKSVYGLEPHLEHYCCMVDLLASVGLPEEAEKLIANMPFEPDQTTWRTLLGACGTRNDTKLINRVADGLLEATPNDPSTYVTLSNAYASLGMWHTLSKAREASKTFGVKKAGLSWIEVSS; encoded by the coding sequence ATGTATGCAAACATCATAGCTAAGGAATTGCGCCACTGCGCAACAGTTAGAGCTTTCAAACGAGGTAATGCCATTCATGcttatttgagaaaatttgggGGCTTGAACGATGTGTTTCTTGCCAACAATTTGATTTCCATGTATGCTGAGTTTTATAATGTACGAGATGCAGAGAAGGTGTTTGATGAAATGACTGACAGGAATATTGTTACTTGGACGAGCATGGTTTCTGCATTTACTGATGGTGGAAGACCTTATGAGGCAATCCGACTATATAATGATATGCCGAAATCAGAGACACCCAATGGTTACATGTACTCCGCGGTTCTGAAGGCATGCGGGTTTGTGGGTGATTTGGGTTTGGGTAAATTAATTCAAGAAAGAATATATGAAGATAAATTGCAGGCGGATACCATTTTGATGAATTCTCTCATGGATATGTTTGTGAAATGTGGAAGCTTGAATGATGCTGTGGAAGTTTTTCATAATATTTCACGGGCCACCACTACTACTTGGAACATTATTGTTTCTGGCTATAGTAAGGCTGGTTTGATGGTGGAGGCTGAAAAACTTTTCCATTGTATGCCACACCCAAATGTTGTATCTTGGAACAGTATGATCGCTGGTTTTGCAGACAATGGGAGTCAACGCGCATTGGAATTTGTGTCAATGATGCACAAAAAGAGTATCAAGCTTGATGATTTCACATTTCCATGTGCTTTAAAGATCAGTGCGCTTCATGGGTTATTAGTCATCGGGAAACAAGTTCATACCTACGTCACCAAGTTGGGTTATGAATCTAGTTGTTTCACTCTGTCTGCCCTGATTGATATGTATTCTAATTGCAATGACCTGATCGAAGCAGTCAAGTTATTTGACCAACAATCTTCTTTCAACGCCTCCATTTCTGATAACCTGGCATTGTGGAACTCGATGCTCTCAGGATACGTTATCAATAATTGTGACCAAGCAGCTTTGAATCTGCTTTCAGAAATCCATTGCTCGGGTGCATTACTGGACTCTTACACCTTTGGTGGTGCTTTAAAGGTCTGCATCAACTTATTAAGTCGGAGGGTTGGCCTTCAACTACATGGTTTGATTGTCACTTGTGGTTATGAGTTGGATTATGTTGTTGGAAGCATTCTTGTGGATCTTTATGCAAAACTAGCGAACATTGACGATGCATTAGCAATGTTCCATAGGCTTCCGAGGAAAGATATCATAGCTTGGTCGGGTTTGATCATGGGATGTGCTCAAATTGGATTGAACTGGTTAGCTTTCTCAATGTTCAAAGATATGCTCGAGTTGGTTAATGAAATAGATCATTTTGTTATTTCAACCATTTTGAAAGTCTGCTCCAATTTAGCATCCCTTAGAAGTGGAAAGCAGGTCCATGCATTCTGTGTCAAGAGTGGGTATGAAATGGAGGGGTTCACAATCACATCCCTTCTTGATATGTATTCAAAATGTGGTGAAATTGAGGATGCATTAACGCTGTTTTGTTGTGTACAAGAAAAAGACATAGTTAGTTGGACTGGTATCATTGTAGGATGTGGACAAAATGGAAAGGCGGCCGAAGCGATCAGGTTTTTTCATGAGATGGTTCAATCAGGGATAACTCCAAACGAAATCACCTTTCTAGGGGTTCTTTCTGCATGTCGATATGCTGGTTTGGTTGAAGAGGCACGAAGCATATTTAATTCTATGAAATCCGTATATGGCCTAGAACCTCATTTAGAGCATTACTGTTGCATGGTTGATCTTCTTGCTTCCGTGGGGCTTCCTGAAGAAGCTGAAAAGTTGATAGCAAATATGCCATTTGAGCCTGATCAGACCACATGGCGCACTTTGCTTGGGGCATGTGGAACTCGCAATGATACCAAGCTTATTAACCGTGTTGCTGATGGCCTTCTTGAAGCCACACCAAATGACCCTTCAACATACGTGACACTTTCAAATGCTTATGCATCATTAGGGATGTGGCATACCTTGAGCAAAGCGAGAGAGGCTTCAAAAACATTTGGAGTTAAAAAAGCTGGGTTGAGCTGGATTGAGGTTTCGAGTTga
- the LOC103503397 gene encoding pentatricopeptide repeat-containing protein At4g08210 isoform X3 translates to MVSAFTDGGRPYEAIRLYNDMPKSETPNGYMYSAVLKACGFVGDLGLGKLIQERIYEDKLQADTILMNSLMDMFVKCGSLNDAVEVFHNISRATTTTWNIIVSGYSKAGLMVEAEKLFHCMPHPNVVSWNSMIAGFADNGSQRALEFVSMMHKKSIKLDDFTFPCALKISALHGLLVIGKQVHTYVTKLGYESSCFTLSALIDMYSNCNDLIEAVKLFDQQSSFNASISDNLALWNSMLSGYVINNCDQAALNLLSEIHCSGALLDSYTFGGALKVCINLLSRRVGLQLHGLIVTCGYELDYVVGSILVDLYAKLANIDDALAMFHRLPRKDIIAWSGLIMGCAQIGLNWLAFSMFKDMLELVNEIDHFVISTILKVCSNLASLRSGKQVHAFCVKSGYEMEGFTITSLLDMYSKCGEIEDALTLFCCVQEKDIVSWTGIIVGCGQNGKAAEAIRFFHEMVQSGITPNEITFLGVLSACRYAGLVEEARSIFNSMKSVYGLEPHLEHYCCMVDLLASVGLPEEAEKLIANMPFEPDQTTWRTLLGACGTRNDTKLINRVADGLLEATPNDPSTYVTLSNAYASLGMWHTLSKAREASKTFGVKKAGLSWIEVSS, encoded by the coding sequence ATGGTTTCTGCATTTACTGATGGTGGAAGACCTTATGAGGCAATCCGACTATATAATGATATGCCGAAATCAGAGACACCCAATGGTTACATGTACTCCGCGGTTCTGAAGGCATGCGGGTTTGTGGGTGATTTGGGTTTGGGTAAATTAATTCAAGAAAGAATATATGAAGATAAATTGCAGGCGGATACCATTTTGATGAATTCTCTCATGGATATGTTTGTGAAATGTGGAAGCTTGAATGATGCTGTGGAAGTTTTTCATAATATTTCACGGGCCACCACTACTACTTGGAACATTATTGTTTCTGGCTATAGTAAGGCTGGTTTGATGGTGGAGGCTGAAAAACTTTTCCATTGTATGCCACACCCAAATGTTGTATCTTGGAACAGTATGATCGCTGGTTTTGCAGACAATGGGAGTCAACGCGCATTGGAATTTGTGTCAATGATGCACAAAAAGAGTATCAAGCTTGATGATTTCACATTTCCATGTGCTTTAAAGATCAGTGCGCTTCATGGGTTATTAGTCATCGGGAAACAAGTTCATACCTACGTCACCAAGTTGGGTTATGAATCTAGTTGTTTCACTCTGTCTGCCCTGATTGATATGTATTCTAATTGCAATGACCTGATCGAAGCAGTCAAGTTATTTGACCAACAATCTTCTTTCAACGCCTCCATTTCTGATAACCTGGCATTGTGGAACTCGATGCTCTCAGGATACGTTATCAATAATTGTGACCAAGCAGCTTTGAATCTGCTTTCAGAAATCCATTGCTCGGGTGCATTACTGGACTCTTACACCTTTGGTGGTGCTTTAAAGGTCTGCATCAACTTATTAAGTCGGAGGGTTGGCCTTCAACTACATGGTTTGATTGTCACTTGTGGTTATGAGTTGGATTATGTTGTTGGAAGCATTCTTGTGGATCTTTATGCAAAACTAGCGAACATTGACGATGCATTAGCAATGTTCCATAGGCTTCCGAGGAAAGATATCATAGCTTGGTCGGGTTTGATCATGGGATGTGCTCAAATTGGATTGAACTGGTTAGCTTTCTCAATGTTCAAAGATATGCTCGAGTTGGTTAATGAAATAGATCATTTTGTTATTTCAACCATTTTGAAAGTCTGCTCCAATTTAGCATCCCTTAGAAGTGGAAAGCAGGTCCATGCATTCTGTGTCAAGAGTGGGTATGAAATGGAGGGGTTCACAATCACATCCCTTCTTGATATGTATTCAAAATGTGGTGAAATTGAGGATGCATTAACGCTGTTTTGTTGTGTACAAGAAAAAGACATAGTTAGTTGGACTGGTATCATTGTAGGATGTGGACAAAATGGAAAGGCGGCCGAAGCGATCAGGTTTTTTCATGAGATGGTTCAATCAGGGATAACTCCAAACGAAATCACCTTTCTAGGGGTTCTTTCTGCATGTCGATATGCTGGTTTGGTTGAAGAGGCACGAAGCATATTTAATTCTATGAAATCCGTATATGGCCTAGAACCTCATTTAGAGCATTACTGTTGCATGGTTGATCTTCTTGCTTCCGTGGGGCTTCCTGAAGAAGCTGAAAAGTTGATAGCAAATATGCCATTTGAGCCTGATCAGACCACATGGCGCACTTTGCTTGGGGCATGTGGAACTCGCAATGATACCAAGCTTATTAACCGTGTTGCTGATGGCCTTCTTGAAGCCACACCAAATGACCCTTCAACATACGTGACACTTTCAAATGCTTATGCATCATTAGGGATGTGGCATACCTTGAGCAAAGCGAGAGAGGCTTCAAAAACATTTGGAGTTAAAAAAGCTGGGTTGAGCTGGATTGAGGTTTCGAGTTga